One segment of Balneolaceae bacterium DNA contains the following:
- the clpB gene encoding ATP-dependent chaperone ClpB, with product MNLNKLTLKAQEAVQSALEIASGNNHQAVDPAHILLALLSDSENVVNTILNKIGVRIPQLRKELEQRIDKLPVVKGASVSGQYLSNDSKELFDAAQKQADEMGDEYISSEHILIGIVETKGETGSLLKQHGAGKKAIMKVLEDVRGSQKVDDPNAESRYNALEKYARDLNEQAEKNKLDPVIGRDHEIRRVMQILTRRKKNNPVLIGEPGVGKTAIAEGLALRIVRGDVPESLKTKRIVALDMGALMAGTKFRGEFEERLKAVVNEVTESDGEIILFIDEIHTLVGAGASEGSMDAANILKPSLARGELHAIGATTLTEYRKYIEKDKALERRLQTIMIKEPSVEDTVSILRGLQERYELHHGVRITDAAIVAAAELSHRYITERFLPDKAIDLIDEAASRLRLEIDSMPEELDSIERQIRQLEIEREALKREQDQSKIQSIEKELANLEETRNSMRNQWDTERELIKKTRDLKKAIETARNQADKAEREGDYEKTAELRYGTIKQLESDLEEANENLDEIQEGRAMLSEEVEAEEIADIVSRWTGIPVRKMMQSERDKLIHLEDELHKRVVGQHPAIEAVSNAVRRSRAGLQDEQRPIGSFFFLGSTGVGKTELARSLADFLFNDEDAMVRIDMSEYMERHSVSRLVGAPPGYVGYDEGGQLTEAVRRHPYSVILLDEIEKAHADVFNILLQVLDEGRLTDNKGVTVDFTNTIIIMTSNIGSHLISEKIEETGGTFTDKVYNELQNQLMEQLKKSIRPEFLNRVDDIIVFHPLNEEHIREIVDIQLKRVHKMLERRKVKLNVSDPVKDWLAERGYDPVYGARPLKRLLQTEIVNRLASQLIMREEDEPVEYEATLGKNREKIEFAEVYQDADAWAE from the coding sequence ATGAATCTGAACAAACTTACTCTCAAGGCCCAGGAGGCCGTACAGAGCGCGCTGGAGATTGCCTCGGGCAACAATCACCAGGCGGTGGATCCCGCCCACATCCTCCTCGCCCTGCTCTCCGACAGCGAGAACGTGGTCAACACTATCCTCAACAAGATCGGCGTGCGCATTCCGCAGCTCCGCAAGGAGCTGGAGCAGCGCATCGACAAGCTGCCGGTGGTCAAGGGCGCCTCGGTCAGCGGACAGTACCTGTCCAACGATTCCAAGGAGCTCTTCGACGCCGCCCAGAAACAGGCCGACGAGATGGGCGACGAATACATCAGCTCCGAGCATATACTGATCGGCATCGTGGAGACCAAGGGCGAGACAGGCAGCCTCCTCAAGCAGCACGGCGCCGGCAAGAAGGCCATCATGAAGGTGCTGGAGGACGTCCGCGGTTCCCAGAAAGTGGACGATCCCAACGCCGAGAGCCGCTACAACGCCCTTGAAAAATACGCGCGGGACCTGAATGAGCAGGCCGAAAAGAACAAGCTGGACCCGGTAATCGGGCGCGACCACGAGATCCGGCGCGTCATGCAGATCCTGACCCGCCGCAAGAAAAACAACCCGGTGCTCATCGGCGAGCCCGGCGTGGGCAAGACCGCCATCGCCGAGGGACTCGCCCTGCGCATCGTGCGCGGCGACGTGCCCGAAAGCCTCAAGACCAAGCGCATCGTGGCCCTGGACATGGGCGCGCTGATGGCCGGCACAAAGTTCCGCGGTGAGTTCGAGGAGCGCCTGAAGGCGGTGGTCAACGAGGTGACCGAATCGGACGGGGAGATTATCCTCTTCATCGACGAAATTCACACCCTGGTCGGCGCCGGCGCCTCCGAGGGCTCCATGGACGCCGCCAACATCCTGAAACCCTCACTGGCCCGCGGTGAGCTGCACGCCATCGGCGCCACCACCCTGACCGAGTACCGCAAGTACATCGAAAAGGACAAGGCCCTGGAACGGCGCCTGCAGACCATCATGATCAAGGAGCCGTCGGTAGAGGACACCGTTTCCATCCTCCGTGGACTGCAGGAGCGATACGAGCTGCATCACGGGGTGCGCATCACCGACGCCGCCATCGTGGCTGCCGCTGAGCTCTCCCACCGCTACATTACCGAACGCTTCCTGCCCGACAAGGCCATCGACCTGATCGACGAGGCCGCCTCCCGGCTGCGCCTGGAGATCGACTCCATGCCGGAGGAACTGGACAGTATCGAGCGGCAGATCCGCCAGCTGGAGATCGAGCGTGAGGCCCTTAAGAGGGAGCAGGACCAATCCAAGATTCAGAGCATAGAGAAAGAGCTGGCCAATCTGGAGGAGACGCGCAACTCCATGCGCAACCAGTGGGACACCGAACGGGAGCTGATCAAGAAGACCCGCGACCTGAAGAAGGCCATCGAGACCGCACGCAACCAGGCAGACAAGGCCGAGCGGGAGGGAGACTATGAGAAGACCGCCGAGCTGCGCTACGGCACCATCAAACAGCTGGAGTCCGACCTGGAGGAGGCCAACGAGAACCTGGACGAGATTCAGGAGGGGCGCGCCATGCTGAGCGAGGAGGTGGAGGCCGAGGAGATCGCGGATATCGTTTCGCGGTGGACCGGCATCCCGGTGCGCAAGATGATGCAGAGCGAGCGCGATAAGCTGATCCACCTGGAGGACGAGCTCCACAAGCGCGTGGTGGGACAGCATCCCGCCATCGAGGCGGTTTCCAACGCCGTGCGCCGCTCACGCGCCGGCCTGCAGGACGAGCAGCGGCCCATCGGCTCCTTTTTCTTCCTGGGCTCCACCGGCGTGGGCAAGACCGAGCTGGCCCGCTCGCTGGCCGATTTCCTGTTCAACGACGAGGACGCCATGGTGCGCATCGACATGAGTGAATACATGGAGCGCCACAGCGTCAGCCGACTGGTCGGGGCCCCTCCCGGCTACGTGGGCTACGACGAGGGAGGCCAGCTCACCGAGGCGGTGCGCCGCCACCCCTACTCGGTGATCCTGCTCGACGAGATCGAAAAGGCCCACGCCGACGTGTTCAACATCCTGCTGCAGGTGCTCGACGAGGGACGCCTGACCGACAACAAGGGCGTGACGGTGGACTTCACCAACACCATCATCATCATGACCAGCAACATAGGCTCCCACCTGATCTCCGAGAAGATCGAGGAGACCGGCGGCACGTTCACCGACAAGGTTTACAACGAGCTGCAGAACCAGCTCATGGAGCAGCTCAAGAAGAGCATCCGCCCGGAATTCCTGAACCGCGTGGACGACATCATCGTCTTCCACCCGCTCAACGAAGAGCACATACGCGAGATCGTGGACATCCAGCTGAAGCGTGTGCACAAGATGCTGGAGCGGCGCAAGGTAAAGCTGAACGTCTCCGACCCGGTAAAAGACTGGCTGGCCGAGCGCGGCTACGACCCGGTCTACGGCGCGCGCCCGCTTAAGCGGCTGCTCCAGACGGAGATCGTCAACCGCCTGGCCTCCCAGCTCATCATGCGCGAGGAGGACGAACCGGTGGAGTACGAGGCCACCCTGGGCAAGAACCGCGAGAAGATCGAGTTCGCGGAGGTATACCAGGATGCCGACGCCTGGGCGGAGTAA
- a CDS encoding aminopeptidase, with protein MTYEVRDKKLAEKILSFSCELKEGQNVMLQLAGLNGIGLIRALAETARDMKAHPFVQINDTEVQRTLMEKGDADFWENQAGADQLPLMKKMDAFVGVRASLNIYETSQVSKEANKAYSDHFLQPVHFEERVNNTSWVVLRYPSESFAMNARMPTRDFRDFYYKACLLDYRELAEAMKPLEERLHATETIRLEGEGTDIEFSVEGQNWIPCFGKRNIPDGELFSAPLLHSVNGHITYAPSVYQGKPFDYVKLEVRDGVVIDFDSSNNQQLEEILDTDDGARRFGEFSFGLNPVIESPMRDILFDEKIYGSNHLTLGNDYEIAPNGNESNIHWDLVCIGADVYLDGEKVREGRKFVAEDLQGLNPEALLG; from the coding sequence ATGACTTACGAAGTTAGAGACAAAAAACTCGCCGAAAAAATCCTCTCCTTCAGCTGCGAGCTCAAGGAGGGGCAGAACGTCATGCTGCAATTGGCCGGTCTCAACGGCATTGGACTGATCCGCGCCCTGGCGGAGACGGCCCGCGATATGAAGGCCCATCCCTTCGTGCAGATCAACGACACGGAAGTGCAGCGCACCCTTATGGAAAAGGGCGATGCCGACTTCTGGGAAAATCAGGCCGGGGCGGACCAGCTTCCCCTGATGAAGAAGATGGACGCCTTCGTGGGCGTACGCGCCTCCCTCAACATCTACGAAACCTCGCAGGTCAGCAAGGAGGCCAACAAGGCCTACTCCGACCACTTTCTGCAGCCGGTGCATTTCGAGGAGCGGGTCAACAACACCAGCTGGGTGGTGCTGCGCTATCCCTCGGAATCCTTCGCCATGAACGCACGTATGCCCACCCGGGATTTCCGCGATTTCTACTACAAGGCATGCCTGCTTGACTACCGCGAGCTGGCTGAGGCCATGAAGCCACTGGAGGAACGCCTGCACGCCACCGAGACAATCCGCCTGGAAGGAGAGGGGACCGACATCGAATTTTCGGTGGAGGGGCAGAACTGGATACCCTGCTTCGGCAAGCGCAACATCCCCGACGGGGAGCTCTTCTCGGCGCCCCTGCTCCATTCGGTCAACGGTCACATCACCTACGCCCCTTCGGTCTACCAGGGCAAGCCCTTCGACTATGTGAAGCTGGAGGTGCGTGACGGGGTGGTCATCGATTTCGACTCCTCCAACAACCAGCAGCTCGAGGAGATCCTGGACACCGACGACGGCGCCCGCCGCTTCGGGGAGTTCAGCTTCGGGCTCAACCCGGTCATCGAGTCGCCCATGCGTGATATCCTGTTCGACGAGAAGATCTACGGCTCCAACCACCTGACCCTGGGCAACGATTACGAGATTGCTCCCAACGGCAACGAGAGCAACATTCACTGGGACCTCGTCTGCATCGGGGCGGATGTCTACCTGGACGGGGAGAAGGTCCGCGAGGGCCGCAAATTCGTCGCCGAGGATCTGCAGGGGCTGAACCCCGAAGCACTTCTGGGGTAG
- a CDS encoding translocation/assembly module TamB domain-containing protein, translating to MSGRVEDLQARGQLNLRNGRFRLVDAGIQVDRVGSTLDFERDSVVLRRFSARSGNGTLTASGAMNLDQLRPGEMDVSITARNFRAANTARYNASVNLDAHARGTPGSPRLSGTLDLLNGFITMDNFGERSVESVQLDSVDMVDYSVALYDSLGLDMDVRFNRRFFVRNRRYLDMELELQGEVDLLKDPGSPMQIFGTLNSVGGYARPLGKRFSLEEGMLTFSGDPYNPEMRVRSLYVPPQTRQDIRIWYVIEGTVEDPQFKYESTPSMELENIISYTLFGQPFYALDSWKQVVAGTGSNASAADVALDVLLDRVETLATQRLGIDVVRIDNTRVGGESGTAVTTGWYLNSRVFFAIQNVITDATPDTSFLLEYLLRENLKLIISQGNDSRQGIDLKWNYDY from the coding sequence GTGAGCGGCAGGGTGGAGGACCTGCAGGCCAGGGGACAGCTTAACCTGCGGAACGGGCGCTTCCGGCTGGTGGACGCCGGCATCCAGGTGGACCGCGTCGGTTCCACCCTCGATTTCGAGCGGGACAGCGTGGTGCTCAGACGGTTCAGCGCGCGCAGCGGCAATGGGACTCTCACAGCCAGCGGCGCCATGAACCTGGACCAGCTCCGCCCGGGCGAAATGGATGTTTCCATTACCGCCCGTAATTTCCGGGCGGCCAACACCGCGCGCTACAACGCCAGCGTCAATCTCGACGCTCACGCCCGCGGCACGCCTGGCAGTCCCCGTCTGAGCGGCACCCTGGATTTGCTCAATGGATTTATAACGATGGACAACTTCGGAGAGCGATCGGTGGAGTCCGTGCAGCTCGACTCCGTGGATATGGTCGACTACTCCGTGGCCCTCTACGACTCGCTGGGATTGGATATGGATGTGCGCTTCAACCGGCGCTTTTTCGTCCGCAACCGGCGCTACCTCGACATGGAGCTGGAACTGCAGGGCGAGGTGGACCTGCTGAAGGATCCCGGGTCTCCCATGCAGATTTTCGGCACGCTCAACTCGGTGGGCGGCTATGCCCGTCCCCTGGGCAAACGGTTCAGCCTGGAGGAGGGCATGCTCACCTTCTCCGGCGATCCCTACAATCCGGAGATGCGAGTTCGCTCCCTCTATGTGCCGCCCCAGACGCGCCAGGACATCCGCATCTGGTACGTCATTGAGGGCACGGTGGAGGACCCGCAGTTCAAATACGAGAGCACCCCGTCCATGGAACTGGAGAACATCATAAGCTACACCCTCTTCGGGCAGCCCTTCTACGCCCTCGACTCGTGGAAGCAGGTGGTGGCCGGCACCGGCTCCAACGCCTCTGCGGCTGACGTGGCCCTGGACGTGCTGCTGGACCGGGTGGAGACCCTCGCCACGCAGCGCCTGGGGATTGACGTTGTGCGGATCGACAACACGCGTGTGGGCGGGGAGAGCGGCACCGCCGTGACTACCGGCTGGTACCTCAACTCCAGGGTCTTCTTCGCCATCCAGAACGTGATCACCGACGCAACGCCCGATACCAGCTTTTTGTTGGAATACCTGTTGCGAGAGAACCTGAAACTCATTATTTCGCAGGGCAACGATTCCCGGCAGGGCATCGACCTCAAATGGAATTACGACTATTAA